In Petrotoga olearia DSM 13574, the genomic window TTGGGGGTATCGCACAATGGAATGATGTCACAAGAAACAACAAAGATTACAAACAAACATATGCTGTTAAGCAGTTAAAAGCGTTGCTAGAAGAGTTAAAAGACCATGAAATCACCTTATCTGATTCCCATGCTGAAGGGAACAACATTCCTTGGGAAATTACAGAAGAATTTCCAAACGTAAAATTAATCAGTGGTGGGATAAGAAAATATTATATGATGACCGGCATAGATGAATCTTTCAATAGGATGATCTTTTTTGGTTACCATGCTGGAGTAGGAGAGAGATACTCGACTATGGATCATACTTATTCAAGTTCTTCTATTCATAATATTTGGATCAACGGATTAGAAATGAATGAAACATTAATTAACGCTGCATACGGGGGTAGTTTTAGTGTTCCATTGGCAATGGTTGTCGGGGATGATAAACTCAAAAACCAACTGAGCCCATATTTTAAGAGTTTATACTACATAGAAACCAAAAGATCTTTAGGTAGATACTCTGCAGAGTTTAAACCTATGAAGCTACTACTGGAAGAAATTAAAAGCGCAACTAAAGAAATGATTGATAAAAACAAAGAATATTTTGATGTCTACACATTCAACTCATCCATCGAGATGATTGTTGAATTTTCTGACACTTCAAAAGCTGATATGGTTGAATCTATGCCATTAACAGAAAGAATTGATGGAAGAAAAGTAAAAATAAGCAGCGACAATTATCGCGTGATTTTTGAAGCTCTTTTAGCAATAACTTATATATGTGAAGCATAGAAAATGAGGAGTGATTAAAATGAGCAAAATACCAACAGATACAGCCATCTTTGCAGCGGGCTGTTTTTGGGGAGTAGAATACATGTTTAAAAAGCTTGCAGGTGTCATCGACGTAGTCAGTGGTTATACAGGTGGTTTTGTTGAAAACCCTTCTTATGAACAGGTTTGTAGCGGAAAAACAGGTCATGCAGAATCTGTTTTAATTGTCTACGACCCAAACATAGTAAGCTACGAATCATTAGTCAGATATTTTTTTGAAATTCATGACTTTAGCCAAGAAAATGGTCAGGGGCCCGACATTGGAGAGCAATATAGAAGCGAAATATTTTACATAAATGAGGAACAAAAAGCAATCGCGGAAAAAGTAAAAGACGAGTTGATCAATAGAGGTTTAAAAGTCGTAACTAAAATAACTAAAGCTTCAGAATTTTACAGAGCAGAGGATTACCATCAAAACTATTATGAAAAAACGGGAAAAGCCCCTTATTGCCATTTCAGAAGAATAGTTTTTAAAAACGATTATGTCAAATTTTTAGTCTAGAATAAGGGGAATAGGTTCAAGTTTTAATTATTTTAATCATTATTAAAAAAGGCTTCTACTAGCAAACAAAATTCTTCAAATTTTTCAAAAAATAGCGCATGGCCGGTGTTTTCTAAGTTTGCTAGCAATGAATTTTTTACTTTTTTACTCATTTCTATTATGTGACTTTTGGGGGTTATAATATCTTCTTCGCCAGAAATGAAAAGAGTTTTAGCCGTGATGTTCGATATTTCATTTCTAATATCAAATGTTTCGTTAGACGATGCAAGTCTCACAAAGCCATCAAACCAGTCTTTAGTTAAGGTTTCTTTAAATATCTTTCTTCTATTCATCAGCCATTCGTAATTGTTGTTATAAAATGGACGAGAATATATATAAGGGAGGGAAATGTCAAAAAACTTTTCGCCATCATAAAGTTCTGCTGCAACTTTCCATGCTTGACCTATGGACTTTAGATAGTTATCTATATGATCGGTTGCATTTGAAAGAAGCAATTTATCGATCATCTCAGGATACTTTAAAGTAAACAATTCTGCAATTTGTGCCCCGTAGGAAACCCCCATTAAATTAACTTTTTTTAATCCTAAATGATCAACCAATTTTTTCAAATCTTCGACATGAACTTCTATAGTATAAGGTTTGTCGGTAATTCTTGCGGATTTTCCTTGATCTCGAGTATCATACGTAATAACTTGGAATTTTTTTTGCCACCTCTCTATATGGGCCCTCCAACTTGAGGTACTCATCATAATACCGTTTAATATAATTACCGGCCTTCCTTTTCCATAAATTTCATAATAGATACCTGGATCCTCCAAATACATTCATCTCTCACTCCTTTTTAAATATGTATTCCATATGTAAGGTAAATTGATAATTCTTTCAAGACTGATTTTATATCTTTAATTCTATTCAAAAAAATTTTATCTATCCCTGTGTAATGGCTTATCCCCATTAGACTGTTTGCTAACATCTTTTTATCTTCTATTTTTATTCGTTCAAGATTCTCAACATAACCCTTTTCAAATCTGTCATAATAATCATTTGCTGCCTTTTTTACAATAAACTCGGATTCTCTTACGATTTTATAGTATTCAGAATTACTCTCAAAATATTTTAAAAAGAGATAAATACCCCTTAACTCGTTTTCTGCCCTATTTAATTGTTTTTTTTGATTGATAGTAAGGAACCTTCTTGTCATTTTACCAATTATTTTAACTATCTCCTCTAGAAAAGCTTCTTTGCTTTCAAAATAAAGATAAAATGTCCCTACTGAATAACCAGCATTTCTTGTGATATCGTGAATATCTGTTTTATAATATCCCTTCGTACCAAATAGTTCAATACCGGAAGATAATAATTTAGTTCTGGCGGATTCGTCTTCGGGAATATCGGGACAAATCACATCTTCATCATCAAATATCAAAGAATAGTTTTTTATTTCATCGTAAAAAATCCCGTCAGTAATAATCTTTTTAATTTTTGTTTTGTCATAACTTAAACCATTAAAAATATACCTTATAATAACAAACCTTGCAATACCTGAAATAAATAATTGTTCCGCTTGACTCGTTTCACGCAGTAAAACCAAAGAAACTCCCTTGCCGTATAAATCTCTCAAGCGTTGCTCGTATTTGGGATATCGATATTGCCCTTCTCGATAAATTAAGATATCTTTTTTGTAGTCTCCCACTCCAGATTTAACAATGGTATCTAAGAACGAATCCATCCTGTCTTCGAAACTTTTACCAGAAATTGTAGAAAAACCTTCTTCATAATAAATTACAATTTCGTTTAATAATTTAAGAAATATGTCCTCTTTGTTCTTAAAATACCTGTAAAATATTCCATTAGATAACCCGGCTCTCCTGCAGATTTCCACAACGGATACTGTTTCATACCATTCTTCAGAAAACAGGTCCCTGGCTGCTGCCATCAATTTTATAGAAGATTTATTTTTTGCTCTATTCAACGTTATCTCCTTCGTTTTTTAATTTTTTCCCAATGTAAAATTTTTAAAAATATCTATAAATGTCGTTGGTTCTTCTATTATAATCGAATGTCCAACGTCAGGAATGATTTCTAGTTTCCCATTTGTACTTTGAACAACTTCATTAGCCATATTTTTAGTTATCAACGTATCTTTTTCCCCAAGAATGAATAATACTTCTCCCCTATAATTTTTTGATGTCTCTTCATAATTATAATTTTCCAAAGCCCTTGCATTTTCAGTAAAACATTTTGGGTTCATCAAAAGTGCATCATTAGTCAGATGATTTAGTAATTTTCTATCTGATGAAGAGGGAATCATCGCTTTTAAAGAATTTTTCAGAAGAGTTCTATTGTTTTTTAACAAATTTAGAACATAATAATTTTCTTCTGGCGTCTTCAAACCCTTTAACGAAGGGGAATCAACAAGTATTAATTTTTCTACTTTTTCTGGATATCTAAAGGCTATAGACATAGCTACAGCTCCACCCAAAGAATGACCAACTAAAACAACCTTATTCAACTCTAAAACATCCATAAATCTTTTGATATATTCGGCATAAGTATCTATTTGAATTTCTTTCACTCGATCAGAGTGACCAAAATTTGGCAAATCTGGGGTATAGACCTTAAAACCTTCAATGTTTTTCACTTTCTCAAACCATCTGTGAGAGGCATAATTACCATGAATCATAACAACAGGGTTGCCTTCACCACTTACTTCATAATATAATTTTACACCATCAACGTTAACATAACTTCCCTCTTTTTTCTTATTCTTCCCAAATTTTTTTATGATCCACACAACAGGAATTTCAAAATATCTGAAATACAACATTTTCAACCCATAAGAAAGACCGCGAGGAAAGAATAAAACAAATATTATCAGCAAGCCCCCCACGATTATAGTCATAGGAAAATTGCTTCGTGAAAATAAAAACGGCATACCTGTAATTATAACAGAACCAATCAATCCTCCATTTAATGAAGCAACTCCTCCAATAATAACCATCGCTAAAAGATTCAACGATACGTTCAAACCAAAATCTGCGGGGGATATATATCCTAGTGTATGAGCATATAAAAAACCTGCTATTCCGCTGTATATAGAACTGATAATAAAGGCTTGTAATTTTGCTTTAGCAATCTTCACCCCGAACGCCCTGGCAGCCAATTCACTATCACGTACCATATTGAATCTCTTTCCTGTAGGAGATTTTACTATTAAACTTGTTATATAAATCAAAAGACTATAAAAAATCAAATTCAGAAAATATGTATTAAAATCAGAATCAAAAAAAGCAGGAATATCCCTCATTCCAGTTCTTCCGCCAAATATATCCATTGAGGCAATTATCTCCTGTACCGCTATTCCAAACGCCATAGTTGCTATAGCTAAATAAAAACCCTTCAGTCTCATTGCTGGTAATGCTATTACCATTCCAAACAAAACGGAAAAAAGAATAACGAAAATTAAATTTAAAAATATAGGCATATTTAAACTCATTGTAAAAAATGCGCTTGTGTAGGCTCCAATAGCCATAAAGGCAGCATGTCCTATCGAGATCTGACCTGTGTATCCAAATATTACATTTAAACCTAAAGCTGCGATTGCAAAGATAATTATATTAGAAAACACTAACAATAAAAACGATTTGGAAATAAATATTAGACCCAGGAGAGAACCAATTATTAACGTATATAATGCAGTTTTCATTATTCTCACACTCTCCCTTCAAAATCTTTACCAAATAAACCAGAAGGTTTAAATAACAAAACTAATATAATCAACACAAGAATAATAGATAATTGATAATCAGGTGATATATAAACCCCAACTAACTTTTCTATTACCCCTAAAATCAGGCCACCTATAATAACACCAAATAGATTTGAAAAACCTCCAAGTACACCTGCTGTAATACCATACAATTGCATATTTATCAGCATACTGGGATGTATGTAAGTTTTTGGAGCTGCGAGTATTCCAACCAAACTAACCGTGGCTATCCCAATACTCCACACGATAGCATCCACACGGTTAATATCTATCCCACATACAAGTGAACCGATCTCATCTTGAGAACGGGATCTAATAGCTATACCTAACTTATTATACTTCAAAAATATAGCTAAAAGTAGCATTACAGCAATAGAAATTATAGTAATCACAACATCGTTTGTAGGCATAACTAGTATCCCATTTTCCAAAAATAAGATAAAAGGCTTTCCTGAAAATAATTCTGGATAAGAAAAGTAATCCGTTCCCCAAATCAACACGACCAAACCTTCAATTACCATCAATAACCCTAATGTAACCATAAGCATCGCACCGTGAGACAAATGTTTCAAAGGTCTCATTAAAAATCGCTCAATAACCATACCAATAAGGAATCCCGAAAATACTGCTGCAATTATAGATAAAATAATATTACCGCTCACCAAATAAACAGTAAGCCCAATATAAGTTCCCAACATACCTGAATTTCCATGAGCAAAGTTTAGAACTTCGGTGGTCCTAAAAATCAAAGCTATTCCAAAGGCGGTGAGACCATACAATGCTCCTTGTGGAATCCCTGAAATTATGCTTTGGAGTATTTGCAATTCAATCGCCCCTTTCTTATTTCCCCAAATATGACTTTTTTAACCTCTCATCCTTCAACATTTCCTTGGATACTCCTTGATGTGCGACATAACCATTTTCTAATATGTAGGTTCTATCACTTATTTTTAATGATTTTATTGCGTTTTGTTCCACAAGCAAAATCGGAATATTAGATTCTTTTAAAGTTTTTAATACACTATATATTTCATCAATTATTATTGGCGCCAACCCCAATGAAGGTTCATCTAACATCAACAACTTTGGAGAGGCCATAAGGGCTCTGCCCAATGCCAGCATCTGTTGTTCTCCTCCTGATAAAGAACCTGCTTTCTGCTTTTTTCTCTCATTTAAAACAGGGAAAAGATCGTAGACATATTTAGAATTTTTCGAATATTCTCCCCTTAAGTACGTCCCCATTTTTAAATTTTCTTCGACAGATAAATTAGAAAAGATTCTTCTATTTTCAGGACATAACACAATCCCTTTCTTTACCATATAAACAGTACTTTTATTACTTACATCTTCACCCTCAAAAATCACTTTACCCTTAGATTTAACTATGTTCAAAATTCCAAAAAGCGTGGAAGTTTTACCAGCTCCGTTAGAACCTAAAATGGTAACTATTTCACCTTTATTCACGGAAAAAGAAATTTTTTTTACTGCTTTTACATGACCATAATTAACTTCCAAATTTTCAACTTCAAGCATTTTCGTCTTCCCCCAAATACACTTTCACAACCTCTTCGTTATTTGCTACATCTTCAGGAGTTCCTTCGGCAATCTTCTTCCCAAAATTCATAACAGTTACTAAATCAGAAACATTCATTACTACATTCATATCATGTTCCACCAACAATATCGTCTTCCCTCTTTTATTGACCATTTGTATAATACTTTTTATCTCCTCAGTTTCATAATAATTTAAACCTGCTGCAGGTTCATCCAACAAGAGAAGATCTGGATCAGAAATAACTGCTCTAGCCATTTCAACTCTTTTTAACATCCCATATGTGAGCTGAGAAGGATAAGAAGTAAGTCTATTTTTTATATCAAACATCTCAGCTACTTCTAAAACCTTATCTCTTACTTCTTTATCAAAATTCGATTTTGATTTAGAAAACACAGAGAAAAGTGAGTCATTATATTTGTGTATTAATCCACTATAAATGTTTTCAAAAACGTTCATAGCCTGAAAAAGTTGTAAGTTTTGAAAAGTTCTCGATATGCCTCTATATATTATGTCGTGGGTATTTAATTTTAAAAGAGATTTACCTTTGAATAAAATATCTCCTTTATGGGGATTCACTATCCTGGTAATCGTATTGAACAAAGTTGTTTTTCCAGCTCCATTAGGACCGATAAGAGCATGGATCTTTCCTTGACTTATTGTCATAGAGAAATCGTTAACTGCCTTTAAACCACCAAAAGCTACAGTAACGTTTTTGACTTCAAGCATTTTTTCACCTCAAATTTGTGTTTATAGATTATAAGGGGGAAACACCCCCCTTATAATTATTTATAAAACTTCTAACAATGATTCAACAGAATAATGTATCCAACTTGAAGCGAAATCCCAAACTAAACCTTGTTCAGTTAAAACAGATTTTAGAACATACATAGAAGTCATTCCCATTCTGGAATCAAAACCTGCAGAAACAGGCTTATAACTCAAACCATGATTTTCGTCACCAAGGGTGATGTAATTACCTTTCCAATTGTCTAAAGTCTCCAAAGCGGAAACTAACTTTTCTCTAGTCAAATCAGGACCTGCCCTTTTAACACCCTCAACGAAAACTTCTGCAGCTATCATACCGGCGATAGCATAGGCGTTAGGAATACCTTCATAGTATTCTTGCCATATTTTTATAGCAGGTTCCTCAGGGTTTGTAAAGTTTACGGCAACCCAGGCCATTACCTCAACACCATCTCCTGCTTCTTGAGCTAATTGTAGATAACTCTCATCGGCATTTGAATACGTCAAAAGATATCTTTGATTGGTCATACCGAATTGTTTGGCTTGGCGTACAAAACCGACAGATTGAGGAAGAAACAGCATAACAGCTACGGCATCGGGTCTAGCAGATAGCAAACGTGTTACTTCAGATGTAAAATCACTTTTAAAAGGATCCACTGCAATGTTTGCAACGGGTTCCATGCCCAAGGCTTTTAATGTACCTACCGCTGATTCACTGAACTCTTGACCATCTTCTGCATTTCTATAAACGATTGCTATTCTTTCATGTCCCTTTTCTACCAAATAGTTCATTGCTATGTTCCCTTCTACTATGTAATTAGGTTGAACTGGGAAAATATACTTTCTTGGTGGAAGACTGAATTCTATAGAGCCCCCACCTTGATAAACAAAGGGAACGCCTCCATTATTCAGATAATTTTGTACAGCTAAAATACCTGGGGTACCAAGTCCTCCAACGATAGAAAAAACACCATCTTGCTCAACCATTCTTCTAACTTCTACAACCGTTCTAGCAGGGTTGAACTGATCATCAGCTACTATTAACTCAATCTTTCTTCCATAGATACCGCCGTTGTCGTTGATGTAATTAAAATAAGCTTGCATGCCTTGCGCCATAGGTCTTCCTATAGGTGCAACAGGCCCCGACATAGCTTGAAAAGTACCTACTAAGATCTTATCATCAGTTACTCCTACTTCCGAAAATGCTGAAACTAACAGCAAAACCACAAAAACCATACCAATAAATCTTTTCACCTTTCTCACCTCTCTTGATAAAGTTAAATTTTCTAAAAACCACACCTTCTTTGCTACACCTTAACCTCTTTAGCCGCATTTTGAAACTTTTTAACTGTTATTTTAGTATCCTGAGCTATCATTAATTCTTCGTTAGTTTTTACTATCAGTACATCTACATCAGAGTCTGAAGTTGAGATAATCCCTTCTTTTCTATTCAACAAAGTATTTTTTTCTTTATCAATTTTAACTCCAAAGATGTCTAAATAATCACAGACATCCATTCTTACATGTTCGTCATTTTCTCCCACACCCGCTGTGAATATAAATGCATCTAATCCTTTTAGTATGGTTATATAACTTCCTATGTATTTTGCTAAACGATATACATACACATCGTATGCCAACTTTGCCTTTTTATCCCCATTTTCTATTCCTTTTCTGATGTCTCTCATGTCGTTGCTCATTTCACTTAAACCATAGACACCACTTCTTTTGTTCAATAAATCGTCTACTTCATCTACACTGTAACCATTTCTTGTAAGGAAAAGAACTATCCCTGGATCTATATCTCCACTTCTTGTGCCCATTATCAATCCTTCCAAAGGCGTGAATCCCATCGATGTGTCAACTACTTTCCCTCTGTCAATCGCAGCTAATGATGCACCATTACCCAAATGTGCAGTTATCATCTTTAATTCTTTTATATCTTTTCTTAATATCTCAGAAGCTTTTTGAGATACATACCTGTGACTGGTCCCATGAAATCCGTAACGTCTTATCTTGTGCTTTTGGTAGAGTTCGTAAGGTAACCCATACATGTACGCCTTTTCTGGCATCGAATGATGAAATGCTGTGTCAAATACCGCTACTTGGGGTACTTTGGGTAATAATTTTTTGGCAGCTCTTATGCCCATCAAATTGGGAGGATTATGTAAAGGTGCAAGATCAGAGTTTTCTTCTATAGCTCTAATAACTTCTTCATCTATCAATACAGAAGAGAAAAACTTTTCTCCTCCATGTACAACTCTGTGTCCAACCGCATCTATCTCTCCTAATTCTTTCAAACACCCATATTCAGTATCAGTTATCAATTCTATAGCTTTTTTTAACGCTTCTTCATGGTCTTTTATCTTGGTTATGTTTTTGTACTCTTTTTCTTTACTTTCTTGCTCTATATCTGACTCTTCTTCTCCTATCCTTTCAACCAACCCTTTAACCAGACAGTCTTCTTTTTCCATTTCTAATACTTGATATTTTAAGGATGAACTTCCAGAGTTGATCACTAGTATTTTCATTTGAAATCCTCCTATTTATATTTTCAGCTACTGTCTTTTGAAACTCTAAAACTTGTTTTAGCGTCCATTCACCCAAACGTTAAGGGGTAATCCCCTTAAAGACCCCAAATTCAAATTCAAAGTTTTTTGCATAAAACAGCAAAAGTTACGCAAATGAGAATATGGAAATTATTTCTAAGACATTATAAAGAACACTTTTGCATAAAGCAGCAAAATTTTATATCTTAAAACTTTCAACCAACCCTTTTAACTCTGTGGCTAAATCACTCAACTCTTTCGCTTCTTCGTTTATTCCTACAGCTTGGTTTACTTGTTCGTCTATTACATTTCTTGATCTTTCTAGTTGTTCACTTATCTGTGTTACCGCTTTCGCTACCCTGTCCATCGCTGTGCTCATCTCTTGCGCACTTGCACTTTGTTCTTCTGCACTTGCCGTCATGTTTTCTATACCTTGGTCCATCCTTTCTATCCTTTCTTTTATCCTGTTGAAACTTTGTTGTACATTCACCATCTTTTCGTTTATTTCTCCTATCGTTCCTACTACCTTGTTCGTCGATTCGTTTACTTTGTTCGTTCCTTGCGTTATGTTGGTTAGTATTTGGGATATTTCATCCGTTGCATTTCTTGATTCTTCCGCTAACTTCCTTATTTCATCCGCTACTACTGCAAATCCTCTTCCTGCTTCCCCTGCCCTTGCTGCTTCTATCGCTGCGTTCAGCGCTAGCAGGTTCGTTTGTTCAGTTATTGAGTTTATTGTTTCTACTATACTTTGTACGTTCTTGGCATTGCTTGCAAGTGTTTCTACTTCTTTTTGGCTTTCTTTTGCCCTTTCTACCGCTTCTTTCACAGCTTGACTTATACTTTCTATCGTTTTGCTTCCTTCTTCTGCAGCTTTACTTGTTTCATCTGCTTCTTCACTTAGCTTTTGCGCGTCTTGGGATACTCCTTGTGCCGCCCTTGCTACTTCGTCTACCCCTGAGGTTACTTCTTCTACGTTTCCTGCCGTTTCTTCAGCGTTTGTTTGTATCTTGTCCATTTGGTTTTTGAGTTCTTCTGAGCTTTTTCTGCTTTCTTGTGATGATTGCGTTAGACTTTCTGATGCATTTTCTACTTTGTTTGATGCTTGCATTATTGAGCCCATGGATTTTCTTAGTTCTTTACTCATTTCTGATAGAGCGTTGGCCATCTGCCCTATTTCGTCTTTGCTTTTACTTTCAAAGTTTACCGTTAGGTCTCCTTCTTTGAATTGGTTTATCTTGTTTTTGAACTCTAACAGTGGTTTCGTTATACTTCTTATTAGATAGATGACCATTATTATTGATACTACAAAGGCAATTACGGTTAAGATAATTGTCAATGCTATTGCTCTGTTGTTTTCTTCTATGAGGGATGGACCTAATGTGTCTTGTTGAACCTTTAATTCCATTCTTTGTTCATCTAATAGGTTCAGTATCTCTACCCTTGCTTGTTCCATCTGCTCGATTATGGGCTCTTGGGATTCTATCGCTGTGACTATTTGGTTAAAGGTGTTTTTGAATGAAGTAACGATCTCCAACAGTTCTGAAAAAGCATTATTTAGTTCCTGATTTATTATGCTATATCCTAAAGTAGAAAGTTGCAAGTCTAAATTTTCGAACTCCTTAATTACATTATTCATATCTCCCTCAGATAAACTTGTGAAATATTGTGTAGACAAATCAATAATTGTGTTCTTGTACTGCAAAATTCTTTGAGAATATATAGACAAAGAGGAAGAACCACCAACTTTTTGTATTAAGTCGATAAAAACATTGATATTATTCTCTAATTCATATCCATGATTTAAAAATTCATCTATAAGATTATTTTTCCCTTGGTTTAAAGTAACTAATTTATTGAAAAGGGATTCGTAATTAGTAAAATTCGACTGTACCTCTTCTAAGTTATACGTTGAAAGAGTAGATAAATCGTCTTTGACACTTCCTATATAACTTAAAAACTCATCGGCCTTCTGTTCTTCAAAACTATCAGTGTAATCTTTTAAGCTAATTGTAGCTTGAAAAAAGTTGAATTCAGCTTGTGAGAAAGAATTAACGTGATCGGCCATAAGTTTGTATTCCTCTAAAGCGTTATTAGAATTGATTAAAGAATATATGTTGTATGAAATAGATAAACTGAAAAAAAGAAAAGTAATTATTATAATCAAAATTATCTTACTTCCAATACTTTTAAAAAACATATCAATCCCTTCTTAAACTATTATTTTTAAGTATTTACACCCCAAGATAAGATTTTTGAATGTGTGGGCTGTTAGCAAGATTCTGGCCAATATCTTCCATAACAATCTTCCCGTTTTCTAGCACGTAACCTCTATCAATAACTTTTAGCCCTTGTTTTACGTTCTGTTCTGCCAACATTATCGATACCCCAGATTTCTTAATCTCTACTAATTTTTGAAACAATTCTATAACAAGAGAAGGCTGTAATCCCAATGAAGGTTCATCAAGAATTAGTAATTTAGGATTTGCCATTAATGCCCTTCCAATAGCCAACATTCTTTGTTGACCACCACTCATAGTGCCAGCTAACTGATGAATTCTTTCTTTTAATATTGGAAAAATTTCAAAGACAAAATCCAAATTTTCACTTATTCTATTCCTTGCATTTGGCACATAGGCAGCTCCTAATTTTAAATTTTCCTCTACT contains:
- a CDS encoding acetate kinase; the encoded protein is MKILVINSGSSSLKYQVLEMEKEDCLVKGLVERIGEEESDIEQESKEKEYKNITKIKDHEEALKKAIELITDTEYGCLKELGEIDAVGHRVVHGGEKFFSSVLIDEEVIRAIEENSDLAPLHNPPNLMGIRAAKKLLPKVPQVAVFDTAFHHSMPEKAYMYGLPYELYQKHKIRRYGFHGTSHRYVSQKASEILRKDIKELKMITAHLGNGASLAAIDRGKVVDTSMGFTPLEGLIMGTRSGDIDPGIVLFLTRNGYSVDEVDDLLNKRSGVYGLSEMSNDMRDIRKGIENGDKKAKLAYDVYVYRLAKYIGSYITILKGLDAFIFTAGVGENDEHVRMDVCDYLDIFGVKIDKEKNTLLNRKEGIISTSDSDVDVLIVKTNEELMIAQDTKITVKKFQNAAKEVKV
- a CDS encoding methyl-accepting chemotaxis protein, with translation MFFKSIGSKIILIIIITFLFFSLSISYNIYSLINSNNALEEYKLMADHVNSFSQAEFNFFQATISLKDYTDSFEEQKADEFLSYIGSVKDDLSTLSTYNLEEVQSNFTNYESLFNKLVTLNQGKNNLIDEFLNHGYELENNINVFIDLIQKVGGSSSLSIYSQRILQYKNTIIDLSTQYFTSLSEGDMNNVIKEFENLDLQLSTLGYSIINQELNNAFSELLEIVTSFKNTFNQIVTAIESQEPIIEQMEQARVEILNLLDEQRMELKVQQDTLGPSLIEENNRAIALTIILTVIAFVVSIIMVIYLIRSITKPLLEFKNKINQFKEGDLTVNFESKSKDEIGQMANALSEMSKELRKSMGSIMQASNKVENASESLTQSSQESRKSSEELKNQMDKIQTNAEETAGNVEEVTSGVDEVARAAQGVSQDAQKLSEEADETSKAAEEGSKTIESISQAVKEAVERAKESQKEVETLASNAKNVQSIVETINSITEQTNLLALNAAIEAARAGEAGRGFAVVADEIRKLAEESRNATDEISQILTNITQGTNKVNESTNKVVGTIGEINEKMVNVQQSFNRIKERIERMDQGIENMTASAEEQSASAQEMSTAMDRVAKAVTQISEQLERSRNVIDEQVNQAVGINEEAKELSDLATELKGLVESFKI
- a CDS encoding ABC transporter ATP-binding protein, yielding MLEIKNLNLKYGRIQVIWDLTMSIYNNEAVGIFGPNGAGKTTLISSIVGLIKPEKGDLIFEGNSLIGFKTHEIIRKGISLVPQERELFPFMTVEENLKLGAAYVPNARNRISENLDFVFEIFPILKERIHQLAGTMSGGQQRMLAIGRALMANPKLLILDEPSLGLQPSLVIELFQKLVEIKKSGVSIMLAEQNVKQGLKVIDRGYVLENGKIVMEDIGQNLANSPHIQKSYLGV